The Coregonus clupeaformis isolate EN_2021a chromosome 27, ASM2061545v1, whole genome shotgun sequence genomic sequence cattataatcattggccagtacagagaattaagtaaaaccacaagtccaaatcgcTATCTCCATAATtagctaatttaggaaagggccacttttagctagctagctagccactggaggacaacacAATGAGATATAACAAttcaatgttatttttttttgtcaGTGACATTTagcttgatgtgatgtgattgtgtgaagccaaatccaaactggcttcctttGACACTTTTTTTGGTGAGCCAGGACCATTAaaagttgagctcactcagtttagctctttgttgattggctattattgtatacttttttttatcaagggaggccaaatgctcgctggcttcccttgcgttcaatgctacgggcggcaacaatgtcatactctttttgaccagacagcatcggATAGATGGactacacatagagagacagaggggcgctgtttcgctcgctcggatgctttctccggtgagatacattcagcctcttacgaattgaaggaaaattatgaaacacagagagacgaaagataaaataatgtatgttttttttcttgATCATGTAGAAAATCGAATTTCCCCTTTTTTTGATCGTTGATCatagtgtaatgaaacaggcaggaagAGTGAGCTCGCTGTGGTGGTCAGCGAACTCTCAACCTCCTGGTCCGTAGCCCTGCTTGGCATCGAccgtgccacaaaagcatgctgaagtggcaaagtcaATATCAACGTTTATTAACACAGGGtcgctacagttattgttatttgtgctcgtaaacattattttgagttaattctatgagggggaGGGTTTTCaatatattttacagtacaaggggagggtcaagtgaaaatattttttacgttgtggaggggggggggggcatatttattatgacaccttgagttggaccagccccccctccccccttacaTTACACAGCTTACATTTAGATCTGTCCCTTGCATTACACTGGCAACAAGCAGGATACTGTTTTCAGTGTCAACAACATAGATTTACCAGATaagggcacacacacaaacacagttaaaggtgcaatatgctgAAATCACTGGTTGCTATAATTCTAAAAGTTAGCCTAATTtccgtttatgtgacaaaacaagcaatacaTAGTGTAGCgaatcattgtaccatcgaaaccgctgtgaaatatattttcaataaccaaaaatattgtattttcagctgtttgaagatgGTGTACacaactgaaagtaaaagatgcaacaATGAAACTTAAgaaagggaagcatagaaatagcgcacatagaacagatctaccgcttcttagacttgctttcaatgagaatgacagatctataactcacagtactatgtgaatttggtcgggtcgcccaaaaagttacatattgcagctttaaaaacACGACATACTGTCTGAATCACCATCAGCAGCAGTCAGATTATTTGCACCATAACACTTTAAATTACAGTAATTCACAATACCAGTTCCTATGGTCCTTTATAATCTCATAACTGACAGCATGTAATCTGAACCTGGCcacacaaagcctccttcacagCTCCACAAGAAAGGGAAGTGTTTCTGAAGTCTGGGAGTGGGGGAGTATGGTTACAAACAGTTTTTTCCTAGATGCCATTTTTTTTGTTTGAACAAAAAGCCTTTTCTTTCAGCCGATCCTGTTACACACATCCCTCCTCCCTTGTCAcattcctcctccccctgtcacATCACTCTTGCGCCTGTCACACTCTGCTCAATATGTCCCTTCAAACACACCACACATGCACACCACACATACACGTAACACATGCAAAATCTGACACACATTCTGTCCCTCACATATTGTAATAGTTGTGATCAAATGAAACCCAAATTATGAAATCAAAAAGTCTGGCAAAATCAGAAACGTTACAATGCATAAGATGTTCATGAAGGCATCAACTAACTGAATAGTACTATCTTATCTTAATCTAGAGCATTTGTTAAATGTCCTTCATGTTCCACGACCCATAATGCTTTGCATCATGCCCTGCCCTAATCGCCCAGAGAAGAACCTGGGGCGCGTTCAGCAGGATACAACTTTATGGAACAATCAGATAGCAATTggttatgtagaacaaacatgccactctgacatgttgaataaggaataacgtcggctctattcatggcatttctatctgcaacgttcaagAAGGTTTTTCAACTGAACGTGGCCCTGCTGGGCTAGAAGATGATGTCAATGTTGTCACAGGCACCTCTACCTCCCCCACTCACCCCCGAGAGGGAGGTAGGGTATATACACCTGCTCACTGTCACCAAGGTGGATactcaggagagagagaagacaataTTGAGGCCACcgtagatagagatagagagagagagagagagagagagagagagagagagagagagagagagagagagagagagagagagagagagagagagagagagagaggaaagactgataggaggagggagaaaaagagaaaatagagagagagagagagtcaggtgtAGCAGAACAGgtatacagatacagatacaccCAGAGGCAGTCAGGTAGGTACAGTACGCAGGAGCATAGGCCTGTAACAGGTGGGCAGGGCAGCGATCTGGAATCTCTGTCATCTCTGGTGACTCACTACACATAACAGCAGCTTAGCGGAGGGAGAGAAGAGGCTGCAACTGAAGAAGGGTCAGCTGAAAAAAAGACACTGTCAGCCATTAAAGAGCTGAGAGACTGGAGGAAAAGGGATGTGACTAAAGAGTGTTTCAGTTCAGGACTCACAGACCCTGAACGATCCACAGGGAGTGCCAATAAAGTAGATAGGGAccgcgagagacagacagaggcggGCGAACTTCAGACTTTCTAAGGACTCTGACTGACAACAACCAGCAAGCAGCTAGAGAGCCAGTGTGTTCTCTCCTCTGCCCCCACCACTATGGCCTCTGTGGGGATCCAGATGCTGGGCAGCGCCTTGAGCCTGCTGGGCTGGATGGGGGTCATCATGACCTGCGTCCTGCCCATGTGGAGGGTCACGGCCTTCATAGGAGCCACCATCATCACGTCTCAGACCATCTGGGAGGGTATCTGGATGAGCTGCGTGGTCGAGAGTACGGGCCAGATCCAGTGTAAACCATACGACTCCCTCCTGGCCCTGTCCTCCGACCTCCAAGCCGCCAGAGCGCTCACCATCCTCGCCATCGCCACGGGCGCCGCCGGGCTCCTCCTGGCCTTCGTCGGGGGGAAGTGCACTCGGTTTCTGGATGAGCAAGGGGGCGGGGTCAAAGACCGGGTTGCCGTGGCAGCGGGCACGGTGTTGATCGCCACGGGGTTGCTGTGCCTCATCCCCACTTCGTGGGCTGCCGGGGTGGTGGTGCAGGGGTTCTACAGCTCCACCACCGACGCTCAGCGGAGGGAGATCGGGGCGTGTCTCTACATCGGCTGGGGGGCATCCATCCTTCTCATCCTGGGAGGGGGGCTGTTCATCAGCGCCTCCTTCCCCCTCAGGGCCCACGATGAGGATAAGAGACCCTCTGTCCGCTACCTGGTGGTTCGCTCTTCCAACGGGGCCGCCTCCAGCCAGGCAGCAGCCTCCCAGCGCAGCAGGGGATCGTCCACAAAGTCCCAGCCCAACGGCAAAATGGCCTTCACCAGGTCTCACAGCAGCCAGGCAGCATCTGCCAAGTCTCAGCCCAGGGGAGTGGTGAACACCAGGCCTCcctgggaggaggaggggctgGGTGGGGTGGAGCAGGGCTACAGGCCGGAGTCTGGGGGGAGTAAGGCACCATCTACAAAGTCTCAGCTGAAAAGACTGGAGTCTCAGGAGAGTTTAGCAGACAAGTCTCAACCCGGCGAGGACGAATCCTCAAACCCAACTAAGACCTATCtctgagaccacacacacacacacacacacacacacacacacacacacacacacagcatggtttATGGCAAATATGGACATTAACTCTGCCTATATGTACATGTTTACTTGTTTATTTGTTTCGTGTGTAAAGTGATGTTAGACATTTTAATATTAGATGAAGGATATAACTGGCACTGAAAGTTAGGTTAGCTTTTTACTAGTTGGGTTTGTTTGTGACATGTAAAAGCGTTTCCATGTTTTGTTGCTGTAATAATGTATATAAAGAAAAGTCTACTCCCCTTGATATGAATATGTATTCAGTCCCTTGAGTACCTTTAACAATAACCAGACATGATATACAGTAAGACTATTGATTTGTGTTTATATGAAGCTTCTTGGTTCTGCAGTTTGAGTTCGTTACATAGCTTCATTTTGACACATTTAAAATACAATTTCCTCTTTATGTAGCTCTTTCACATGCAACACTCAAAGTCAGTTCAATATGAATTTGTATGTGAATTCAGAAATGTTATGCCTGTGTGATGTGCTTGGGCCCTGGCATGCACTATCTGTCAAAATGGACACTGTCCTTGTGTCCTAGCAAGTCGAGTACTTTCTAAATGGACACTGTCCTTGTGCCCTAGCAAGTCGAGTACTTTCAAAATGGACACTGTCCTTGTGCCCTAGCAAGTCGAGTACTTTCAAAATGGACACTGTCCTTGTGCCCTAGCAAGTCGAGTACTTTCCAAATGGACACTGTCCTTGTGCCCTAGCAAGTCGAGTACTTTCAAAATGGACACTGTCCTTGTGCCCTAGCAAGTCGAATATTTTCAAAATGGACACTGTCCTTGTGCCCTAGCAAGTCGAGTACTTTCAAAATTGACACTGTTCCTCAGAATCAGGTTTCTGTGTAGACTGTAGCCTGGCCCCAGAGCTctttgtgctgtcttgtcaactcctatggtcattgactatggtcattgtcaagccaatgaccataggagttggcggtgttggcaagacagcacaaatagACCAGGACGAGGCTAGATAGTTGCTTCTGCTACAGAGTCCTTCATAtaggaatcaatcaatcaatcacgtttattttataaagccctttttagaTCAGCAgacgtcacaaagtgctttacagataccctgcCTAAAAcctcaaagagcaagcaatgcagaggcagaagcacaTATGGCTAGGAACCCCCCAGCAGGCTTTGTAACTCCAGACCAGCTACGCTATTGAAAGCCCCAGCCGGGACGAACCGGTTTGACAGAGAGTGAGTTGAGGCTGAGCTCACACCAATGGTTTGCATTGTTTTGGAGAGCGATAAACcatgactgtgtcccaaatggcaccctatcgcctatatagtgcactgcttttgaccagggcccctagggaatagggtgccatttgtgatgcagtCCATGATGTTTGTGAAGGATTCAAATGTGAGTTTCACCAGATCATGGACACAGGATGCACACGTGACGTCTGGGTTTTGTTTATTCAAATACGGATGTTTTCCTGTTTACCCTGAAGATTATATATCTACTATGAGCTGGGGATCAAATGTGCTGTTGGCCTACATGCTTCTAGCCTACTAAACTGAATGTTACAAACGCAAGCTCTGTTTTGCCAAATTAGGATGACAATGTAGGATTGAGCGCCCTCTGGTGTCTGGATGGGTTTGTACATGACCACAGTAAACACAGTAACTCTCATTGACTAATGGGTGTATTCATGAGCAGGTGAAAGCCCTCAGGCCGCAAGGACTGAATGTACAATATTAATAAATGGTTGGAACCACATGTGGTCTCACCTTGTCCATATATTGCTTTCATGGTAAGGAAACAAGTGATGTAGTAATTTGGGTGAGCTACCCCTTCATTGACAAACATGAATTTGAGAGAAGGCAAAACAGAAGGTTGTTTTCACATATAGTCAGGGTTTCAGTGTCAaaggtagggttgcaaaattcactTTCTCAAAATTCCCAGGGTTTTCAGAGTTCCTGGTTAGTGGATTTCCGTAATcaagagggaataagcaggaaatccggaatcttccaaccaggatttctggaaaacctaggCGTTTTAGGAAAGTTAATCGATTTTTGCAACCCCTAGTCAAAAGGGGTAAAAAAACACAATATATTTTAACCACCCATATCCCTTTCAAACTGAACCTGTAAGAAGAAGGTACAGTATGGTACAACTCTGTCTGAATGGTGTTAGATAAGAGAAAATACATTCTCTATGAATGTACAGTATCTACTGTATTCACTTATCTGATGTAGACTTTAGggaatgttgttgttgtggtctTCTGAGAGATGAGATTCATTTTCGGACATTATTAACAACGTAAAATTGAAAAGACACTAAACTGCAAATTAATTCAAACATAGAGTAATGCACCAGAGTAATGTTATGAAATTCTGTTACTTGTTTTATATTTTAACAAGAAAAAAAGGACAGAGGAGTTGACTTATAGCAACACCATATGATTTAAATCTAATACCATCGACGATTTTCATTTGTTTTGCCATGTTGTTATGTATGGATAAGAACCATCTGACAAATTGGGTAGATTTCAAACTGGCAAAAAGTAACATTAGCCACAAACTATTGGAATTGATGGAAGGAAATTAAAAACAAGTACTTGTATTCCATGTTTGATAAATTATATAGCAATATAAGAGACTACAATACATTAAAAAATGAATGCATAAAGTTACCTAAATTATTGAAACTCAGATAAGAATAAATACGATTTTCCGTGACGTATTTTGCTCTGACTTCCTGGTTAGTAGATGAACTGTTTACAAAGTAGTACAAATCAAATCTTTTCTCAAAAACACATTCTGTACAAAGTTCTCCAGAGCTTTCAATTTCACAGGTCTTCCAAGAGCTCCGTGCTTTGACAATGTTGCCATCAACCCGTTTGACTTCCCAGGTATTGCGGTCCTTGGCAGGTTTACATCACCGACAACATGTATTTTACTGTTAATAGACTGAACATAATTGAAACGAATGAAAGCATGCTTTAATGTCCAAAGTGGCATATTAACCAGCATGCCCCTCCCAGGATAAGTGAGATTGCAGCCGCCCAGCCGATGTAGAGACAGTTCCCCCCACTCCCACATCTGACCATCAGCCACCGACGGCTCATGCTGGTTGTTCGAGAGGCCATTGGCCGTCCAGCAGGAAGCATTGAGGACACAGAGTCCAGAGAGCATGAAATGAATTGCAGTTGTAAGACCAATGTTTTCTTCTTCAATTCTATTGGGCTTCAGCAAAGGCACATATTCCAAACAATATGCCACTGACACCTGTAATGATAGCTATATTGATCAAGTCTTGAGCATTGCGCACATACGATGGAAGCTTCAGGATCATGCTCGACACTTCGGTTCTCCGGAGCTTTCAGCTTCACAGGTCTTCCAAGAGCTCTGTGCTTTGACAATGTTACCATCAACACGTGTGACTTCCCAGGTATAGTGGTCCTTGATGTCCAAGCAACCCAAAATGCCGAAGACTGCCATCACCAGACCAAAAAAATCAGGCTCAGTCTCTGTACTCCACGGGCCATCAAGTGATCACGCTGCATGACTTGGCAGGAAAGAGATGGCAGTGACacagaatatacagtatatagtgagTTTTTGCATCCGTCCCCATGGTGTGACATGTTAAATAAGATAGTATGCCCATTCTGACGCAGTCCAGGTTAGGTGGTAATCAGGCCATGAGACAAGAATGTCAGATCTTCTGATGGTTTTTCATCTGGACATTCAGAAGATCTTTTGATGTGTGCACAGTATATTTCTATTGTATATCTGATCTAGACTCTTGGGAATGCTGTAATCACAATTGGTGATCGAGCCATACTTGAGGTCATTATTTTTCAATGAGACTATTTGTAAAGTACATTCAGATGTTTTTCACTTATACATTTTGAACAAAGCGTTACCATCAGGAAATTCTGAACTATTTTCATATTGTTCAATTGTCAATTGAATAGAATCAACAAGAATCAATCAATATTGTCTTCCCCTTAAGATAATGAAGGCACGACAGATACATGCCCCTCCCAGCacagacgggttggttgtttcgtaacaaaaccgacgcgtgcgcaactatggggcaaaacagacagggttggcttagattgttggcgacatgtaaactatatttgcacaatgagcacttgtagtatgtgacaataaaaacgTATATTTTGttttctctcaaatacattgttacagttgttggttagctagttagcaaaTTGAAGCCATATTTgcatagacatgacatcagtcCAAAAACCTCAAAACAAGATAGGCTTACTGCTAAATCTCTtttgtatatactgtaggtatttttttgttttgttttgatcaATCTATTTGATTATTATTAAAGAATAGTATCTACGTTAGCAAATATCTATATGTTTGGGAATGGGCATTTATCATGTAAGATCTTTGAACACCCTGCAAAGACAATCAACCCAAAACGTTCTTCAACGTTCTTTAACAGACTTTGAGGTATGTTTGCgccgtttggtgggtgtggcagggtgtggcttgaagcaatgagtgacgtattaatattaatattttcaAAAAGTAAACATAAAAATGTCAAAAACTTGATGAAAATTTATATTTTCTTTAGTTTATCATACATTTCTATGAATTTTAACCACTTTAAAATGGACATACATCAACAAATTCAAAGCTCACTACATTGAATTACACATAATTTCAAAGCCCATTTCATAGAGAATGTTAAAAACTGGACTACATTTAGTAATTTACTTTGAAGAGATGGTGATTGGGTCTAAATAGGCTTTTGGTAGTCTTAAGTCAGTGTACTTGTCTTTAACTGGCATTTCCCAAAAGTCAGACTCTTCCCACATGCCAACTCATTTTTCTCAGCTTCAGAAGCATCTGCATTCACCTGATAttgtgtggttatccttagatatattcTCCAGACTTGCCCAGAGGGAATTGTTGATATGCTGTCAATTTTATATTCAACAGCGATGGGTGTAACATCAGTGGGTGGATCAACAGTGATGGGTGTAACATCAGTGGGTGGATCAACAGCGATGGGTGTAACATCAGTGGGTGGATCAACAGCGATGGGTGTAACATCAGTGGGTGGATCAACAGCGATGGGTGTAACATCAGTGGGTGGATCAACAGCGATGGGTGTAACATCAGTGGGTGGATCAAAAGCGATGGGTGTAACATCAGTGGGTGGATCAACAGCGATGGGTGTAACATCAGTGGGTGGATCAATAGCGATGGGTGTAACATCAGTGGGTGGATCAACAGCGATGGGTGTAACATCAGTGGGTGGATCAACATCGATGGGTGTAACATCAGTGGGTGGATCAACAGCGATGGGTGTAACATCAGTGGGTGGATCAACAGCGATGGGTGTAACATCAGTGGGTGGATCAACAGCGATGGGTGTAACATCAGTGGGTGGATAAATAGCGATGGGTGTAACATCAGTGGGTGGATCAACAGCGATGGGTGTAACATCAGTGGGTGGATCAACAGCGATGGGTGTAACATCAGTGGGTGGATCAACAGCGACGGGTGTAACATCAGTGGGTGGATCAACAGCGATGGGTGTAACATCAGTGGGTGGATCAACAGCGATGGgtgtaacataataataataatatgccatttagcagacgcttttatccaaagcgacttacagtcatgcgtgcatacatttttgtgtatgggtggtcccggggatcaaacccactaccttggcgttacaagtgccgtgctctaccagctgagctacagaggaccacacagtgGGTGGATCAACAGCGATGGGTGTAACATCAGTGGGTGGATCAACAGCGATGGGTGTAACATCAGTGGGTGGATCAACAGCGATGGGTGTAACATCAGTGGGTGGATCAACAGCGATGGGTGTAACATCAGTGGGTGGATCAACAGCGATGCGTGTAACATCAGTGGGTGGATCAACAGCGATGGGTGTAACATCAGTGGTTGGATCAACAGCGATGGGTGTAACATCAGTGGGTGGATCAACAGCGATGGGTGTAACATCAGTGGGTGGATCAACAGCGATGGGTGTAACATCAGTGGGTGGATCAACAGCGATGGGTGTAACATCAGTGGGTGGATCAACAGCGATGGGTGTAACATCAGAGCTCCATTATTGGTTAGACCGGCCATAGTCAGGTGCACCGCAGGTCAGCTTCatgtttacatagcaggttaagagaactaacgtagcaggttaggataattaacatggcaggttaggagaatgaggttaaggttaggaaaaggctAGGAGAATGAGGTTTAGGTTAGGATTaggcttagctaaaatgctacagttgtcaacaATCGACTCGTCGTGCAGCCCAATCAGCCACGCAAAACAGTCTTGATTcgcaacaaatctgcccaattagctgatttgctttccatacacccacttcTGTTGATTCTCCCACGCCATGTATGCAGTTACCCATGACTCCTTTCATCCAGTATAACCCTTCCTTGACCTCCACACGACCCCAGAGCCCCATCCCCTCAATCAGCTCCAGCTCATGCTCCCTAGCGCCGCCTTGTATTCCAGGGCTGCGTTCAGTATGTTTTTATGTTCTGAAACATTCAATTGAACGGAAATGGtgctgtactgaacgaccagCTGAAAAACGtggaggggttgggttgtgggttGGGGAACGCTTACAGCATGGCCACTTCCCTTTAGATAtgtcactcattgcttcaagacactgtcacgatcgtctataaagggagcagaccaatacgcagcgcgttgagtgaacatgatgactttaattgaAAAAAAGCacgtaaaatacaaaacaaaagacgatagtgaagtccaacagtgactatgactgaaacggaacaaaaacccacaactcccacaagaaaacatacagattaaatatggctcccaatcagagataacgagccgacagctgacactcgttacctccgattgggagtcatagaccaaacctagacatgaacccaacagaaaggcaaacctagaaatacacacaacagaactaccaacatagaaatacaccccaaataatgaaaatgaacaaccctggctcaacaatcaaagtccatggagccagagtgtcacagtacccccccctaaaggtgcgaaccccgggcgcaccaacataaggactaggggagggtctgggtgggcgtctgtccacggtggcggctctggccccggtcgtgatccccaccccaccacagtcacaacctgcttcagtagcctcctcccaatgaccaccctccaactaaccccacctggactaaggggcaacaccggactaaggggcagcaccggactaaggggcagcaccggactaaggggcagcaccgggctaaggggcagcaccgggctaaggggcagcaccggactaaggggcagcaccgggctaagggacagtacctgactaaggggcagcaccggactgaggggcagctccggactgaatggcggatcctggctggctggctctggcggatcctggctggctggcggatccgggctggacagctctggcggatcctggctggacggctctggcggatcctggctggacggctctggcggatcctggctggacggctcatggctggctgacggatctggctgctcatggctggctgacggatctggctgctcatggctggctgacggatctggctgctcatggctggctgacggatctggctgctcatggctggcggaaggctctggctgatcctgtctggcggaaggctctggctgatcctgtctggcggaaggctctggctgatcctgtctggcggaaggctctggctgatcctgtctggcggaaggctctggctgctcctgtctggcggagagctctagcggctcccggtcgggcggacggctctgaaggctcatggcagacgggcggctttgcaggctcagtacagacgggcagttcctgcggcgcttggcagacggacagttcagacggcgttgggcagacgggcagttcagacggcgttgggcagacggacagttcaggccccgttgggcagacgggcagttcagacggcgttgggcagacggacagttcaggccccgttgggcagacggcagactctggctgtctgaggcgcatcgtaggcctggtgcgtggtgccggaacaggaggtaccgggctgaggacacgcatctcagggctagtgcggggagaagcaacagggcatgctggaccctggggacgcaccgtaggcctgatgcgtggtgccggaactagaggtaccgggctgaggacacgcatctcagggctagtgcggagagaagcaacagggcatgctggaccctggggacgcaccgtaggcctgatgcgtggtgccggaactggaggtaccgggctgaggacacgcatctcagggctagtgcgggaagcaggaacaggacgcacaggactcggggaacacacaggaggcttagtgcgtggtgtaggcactggtggtactggactggagacaggaggtggtgccggaaataccggaccgtgcaggcgtactggctcccttgagcactgagcctgaccaac encodes the following:
- the LOC121541990 gene encoding claudin-4, translated to MASVGIQMLGSALSLLGWMGVIMTCVLPMWRVTAFIGATIITSQTIWEGIWMSCVVESTGQIQCKPYDSLLALSSDLQAARALTILAIATGAAGLLLAFVGGKCTRFLDEQGGGVKDRVAVAAGTVLIATGLLCLIPTSWAAGVVVQGFYSSTTDAQRREIGACLYIGWGASILLILGGGLFISASFPLRAHDEDKRPSVRYLVVRSSNGAASSQAAASQRSRGSSTKSQPNGKMAFTRSHSSQAASAKSQPRGVVNTRPPWEEEGLGGVEQGYRPESGGSKAPSTKSQLKRLESQESLADKSQPGEDESSNPTKTYL